One window from the genome of Mucilaginibacter ginsenosidivorans encodes:
- a CDS encoding protein-L-isoaspartate(D-aspartate) O-methyltransferase, with product MAYKFIDNYREQGARKRLVEILEKKGIDDKQILKAIGKVPRHFFFDETFWNQAYKDIAFPIGEEQTISQPYTVAYQTQLLHIKKGDKVLEIGTGSGYQACILMELGADVYTIERQEKLYQRTIQVLPYMGYKPKFFLGDGSRGIKEHAPYDKIIVTAGAPTVPDELLKQLKIGGILVIPVGDEDKQKMVTVLKTAENDYEKHVLDTFRFVPLVGDKAW from the coding sequence ATGGCTTATAAGTTTATAGACAATTACCGTGAACAAGGCGCCCGCAAAAGGCTTGTTGAGATATTGGAGAAAAAGGGCATCGATGATAAGCAGATATTAAAAGCGATCGGCAAAGTTCCCCGCCATTTCTTTTTCGATGAAACTTTCTGGAACCAGGCTTATAAAGATATTGCCTTCCCGATTGGCGAGGAGCAAACCATATCACAGCCTTATACTGTTGCCTACCAAACCCAACTGCTACATATCAAAAAAGGCGATAAAGTGCTGGAAATTGGCACAGGTTCAGGTTACCAGGCTTGCATATTGATGGAGCTTGGAGCTGATGTGTATACCATTGAAAGGCAGGAAAAGCTATATCAGCGCACCATACAGGTTTTGCCCTACATGGGTTATAAACCCAAATTCTTTTTAGGCGATGGCTCCAGGGGCATAAAAGAACATGCACCTTATGATAAGATCATCGTAACTGCCGGCGCGCCTACCGTACCCGACGAGCTATTAAAACAACTTAAAATTGGCGGTATCCTGGTGATACCGGTGGGAGATGAAGACAAACAGAAAATGGTGACGGTACTAAAAACAGCTGAAAACGATTACGAGAAACACGTATTGGATACTTTCAGGTTTGTGCCGTTGGTGGGGGATAAGGCTTGGTAG
- the smpB gene encoding SsrA-binding protein SmpB gives MSQDIYIKNKRAYFEYAILDKYTAGIKLLGTEIKSIREGKANLNDAFCTFIDGQLFVRNLHISEYSYGSFYNHEAKRDRVLLLNKKELKKLQTRGEEKGLTIVPLALFISERGFAKLEIGLAQGKKTYDKRESLKERDTKVEMERAMKR, from the coding sequence ATGAGCCAGGATATCTATATAAAGAACAAACGTGCCTATTTTGAATACGCCATACTGGATAAATATACAGCCGGTATAAAATTGCTGGGGACCGAGATCAAATCTATCCGCGAAGGCAAGGCGAATCTGAATGATGCATTTTGCACCTTTATAGATGGGCAACTATTTGTCCGAAACCTTCATATTTCGGAATACTCCTACGGCTCATTCTACAACCACGAAGCCAAACGCGATCGGGTGTTATTGCTCAACAAAAAAGAACTAAAAAAACTGCAAACCCGTGGCGAGGAGAAGGGATTAACCATTGTTCCTTTAGCTTTGTTTATAAGCGAACGCGGTTTTGCCAAGTTGGAAATAGGGCTGGCACAAGGCAAGAAAACCTATGACAAGCGTGAAAGTTTGAAAGAGCGCGATACTAAAGTGGAAATGGAACGGGCGATGAAGCGGTAG
- a CDS encoding Nramp family divalent metal transporter: MSHEHGKSLSNVHSSITTDNKTGWRRLMAFIGPAYLISVGYMDPGNWATDIAGGSAFGYKLIWVLFVSNLVALLLQSLAARLGIVRGLDLAQASKNAYPRFANFFLYLLAQIAIIACDLAEIIGMAIGLKLLFNLPLIWGVSLTLTDTILMLFLMNRGMRKLEGFIISMIFIIGVSFLVEMFIVQPDIKEIAKGFIPTNLFKSDHATQQMLYITIGIIGATVMPHNLYLHSSLVQTRRITKTDEGIKTAIKFNLFDTTIALNLAFFVNAAILILAAGAFFRNGYFEVAEIKDAYKLLEHIFGKVAPTLFAIALIASGQSSTVTGTLAGQIIMEGHINLRIEPWLRRLLTRLLAIVPAMFTIIYFGEDGLGKLIILSQVVLSLQLGFAVIPLIHFVSDRKRMGIFSISNKVKLLAWACAVLILGLNAKLVIDQIKDWIAAYPQSGVLIYGLVVPITIAVGVLLIYVFLRPLLFKHKDMPAQVPHGLATAITDLAPIIYKTIGITIDFSKNDKDCIRHAIMQGGKRAHYKLIHVVETAGARYYGTDTMDHETQSDVDNLEKYVTSMQELGYHAESKIGFGRAAKSIAQIVKDEQIEFLVMGSHGHKALKDLIFGTTVNSVRHKVNIPVLVVKPQ, encoded by the coding sequence ATGAGCCACGAACACGGCAAATCGCTGAGCAATGTCCATAGCTCCATTACCACCGACAACAAAACAGGCTGGCGGAGGTTAATGGCTTTTATAGGTCCGGCATACCTCATCAGCGTTGGTTATATGGACCCGGGCAACTGGGCCACGGATATTGCAGGTGGCAGCGCTTTCGGGTATAAGCTGATCTGGGTGCTTTTCGTATCTAACCTGGTGGCACTGTTACTGCAATCATTAGCCGCAAGATTGGGGATCGTACGAGGGCTCGACCTGGCCCAGGCATCAAAGAACGCTTATCCGCGTTTTGCTAACTTCTTTCTTTACCTGCTGGCGCAAATAGCTATTATAGCCTGCGATCTCGCCGAAATAATCGGTATGGCAATCGGTTTAAAGCTTTTATTTAACCTTCCGTTGATATGGGGTGTTTCGCTAACATTGACGGACACCATACTGATGCTGTTCCTGATGAACCGCGGAATGCGCAAACTGGAGGGCTTTATTATCTCCATGATATTTATTATCGGCGTCTCGTTCCTGGTGGAGATGTTTATTGTACAGCCAGACATTAAAGAGATAGCAAAGGGATTTATTCCAACTAACCTTTTTAAATCCGACCATGCAACGCAGCAAATGCTGTACATTACTATCGGTATAATTGGCGCAACGGTAATGCCGCATAATTTATACCTGCACTCGTCATTGGTTCAAACCCGAAGAATAACAAAGACCGACGAAGGTATTAAAACAGCTATCAAATTTAACCTGTTTGACACAACCATAGCGTTAAACCTGGCCTTCTTCGTGAACGCGGCGATATTGATACTGGCAGCGGGCGCCTTCTTCCGCAATGGCTATTTTGAGGTTGCGGAGATCAAAGATGCTTATAAGCTGCTGGAACACATTTTCGGAAAGGTGGCCCCCACCCTGTTTGCGATCGCCCTGATAGCATCAGGACAGAGTTCCACCGTAACGGGTACACTTGCCGGGCAGATCATCATGGAAGGGCATATCAATCTGCGCATCGAACCATGGTTGCGCCGTTTGCTTACACGCTTGCTGGCAATAGTCCCGGCTATGTTCACCATTATTTATTTTGGTGAGGATGGCCTGGGTAAACTCATTATCCTTAGCCAGGTTGTGCTGAGCCTACAATTAGGGTTTGCGGTGATACCTCTTATCCACTTTGTATCCGATCGTAAACGGATGGGGATATTCTCCATAAGCAATAAGGTAAAGTTACTTGCCTGGGCATGTGCCGTACTGATACTCGGCTTGAATGCAAAACTGGTGATCGATCAGATAAAGGATTGGATCGCTGCTTACCCGCAGTCGGGAGTATTGATTTATGGTTTGGTGGTACCCATAACAATTGCGGTCGGTGTGCTGTTAATATATGTATTTTTAAGACCTTTATTGTTTAAACATAAAGATATGCCTGCACAGGTGCCACATGGTTTAGCTACTGCTATTACCGACCTTGCGCCGATAATTTATAAAACGATTGGCATAACCATCGATTTTTCTAAAAACGATAAAGACTGCATCAGGCATGCGATTATGCAGGGCGGGAAAAGGGCGCACTATAAGTTGATACACGTGGTTGAAACTGCGGGGGCGCGTTATTATGGAACGGACACCATGGACCACGAAACACAAAGCGATGTGGACAACCTGGAAAAATATGTTACTTCGATGCAGGAGCTGGGGTACCATGCCGAAAGTAAGATCGGTTTTGGAAGAGCTGCGAAGTCCATTGCGCAAATTGTAAAGGATGAACAGATAGAATTCCTGGTGATGGGCTCGCACGGGCATAAGGCTCTAAAGGATCTGATATTTGGCACAACAGTAAATTCTGTTCGGCATAAGGTTAATATCCCGGTATTGGTGGTAAAACCGCAATAA
- a CDS encoding metal-dependent transcriptional regulator: MHTFTEENYLKAIYHLSIQSESVSTNQIAASLSTKAASVTDMLKKLAEKELINYTKYQGVTLTGAGEKVALSIVRKHRLWEYFLVEKLNFKWDQVHEVAEELEHISSKELVDRLDEFMGRPKYDPHGDPIPDQHGKFKAHELKPVSALLVDNTGIISGVREHSAAFLQYLEKMNLIIGKKIKIAEINTYDHSVILTVDNNKIHISREVANNLLIAL; this comes from the coding sequence ATGCATACATTCACAGAGGAGAATTATTTAAAGGCCATCTACCATCTTTCCATCCAGTCGGAAAGCGTCAGCACCAACCAGATCGCCGCGTCGTTAAGCACAAAAGCGGCGTCGGTAACGGATATGCTGAAGAAGCTGGCCGAAAAAGAGTTGATCAATTACACCAAATACCAGGGTGTAACATTAACAGGCGCCGGTGAAAAGGTCGCGTTGAGCATCGTGAGGAAACACAGGTTGTGGGAGTACTTCCTGGTGGAAAAACTCAATTTTAAATGGGACCAAGTGCACGAGGTTGCCGAAGAGCTTGAGCATATTTCGTCAAAGGAGCTTGTCGATCGTCTCGACGAGTTTATGGGTCGCCCGAAATACGACCCGCATGGCGACCCCATACCCGATCAGCATGGAAAATTTAAGGCGCACGAATTGAAACCGGTGTCTGCTTTGCTGGTTGACAATACGGGAATAATTTCAGGGGTCAGGGAACACTCCGCCGCTTTCCTCCAATATCTTGAGAAAATGAATTTGATCATTGGTAAAAAGATCAAAATAGCAGAAATAAACACCTACGATCACTCGGTGATCCTGACGGTTGATAATAATAAAATACATATCAGCCGCGAAGTAGCCAATAATTTGCTGATAGCACTATGA
- a CDS encoding Lrp/AsnC family transcriptional regulator, with the protein MAAELDKIDLQILRILQDNGRITNLQLSNEIGLSPAPTLERVRKLENAEYIKSYHALVDEEKLGLGIKTFIQVSLDFHKNNTIQVFLDEIQKIKEVTECHHVTGQCDFLLKVYVKDIKSYEQLIMEKISRIPVVKTFQTMMIMSTSKKEPIVPLEY; encoded by the coding sequence ATGGCTGCTGAACTTGACAAAATTGACCTGCAGATACTCAGGATTTTACAGGACAATGGAAGGATAACCAACTTACAGTTATCCAATGAAATAGGCTTATCGCCTGCGCCCACCCTGGAACGCGTACGTAAACTGGAAAATGCGGAGTACATCAAAAGCTACCACGCACTTGTAGACGAGGAAAAGCTGGGCCTCGGCATCAAAACATTTATCCAGGTTTCGCTTGATTTTCACAAGAATAATACGATCCAGGTATTCCTGGACGAGATACAAAAGATAAAGGAAGTTACAGAATGCCATCACGTAACCGGTCAGTGCGATTTCCTGCTTAAGGTATACGTTAAAGACATTAAATCATACGAGCAACTCATCATGGAAAAGATCAGCCGCATACCGGTTGTAAAAACTTTCCAAACCATGATGATCATGTCGACCAGCAAAAAAGAGCCGATAGTGCCGTTGGAATACTAA
- the ung gene encoding uracil-DNA glycosylase, which translates to MAIDLEPSWLKVLQGEFEKDYMIKLKKFLKHEKDAGYKIYPKGADIFNAFKKTPFDGLKVVILGQDPYHGVNQAHGLSFSVQKSITPPPSLKNIYKELATDIPGFTIPNHGDLTEWAEQGVLLLNATLTVRDSSPASHQKKGWEEFTDQVIKTISDKKEGIVFILWGAYAQAKAELIDKSKHFIIKSPHPSPFSADRGFFGSRPFSKTNEILVKEGKEPIDWQIH; encoded by the coding sequence ATGGCGATAGATTTAGAACCATCCTGGCTGAAAGTTTTACAGGGCGAGTTTGAGAAGGACTATATGATCAAACTCAAAAAATTTTTAAAACACGAAAAGGATGCAGGCTATAAAATATATCCCAAAGGCGCGGATATTTTCAATGCATTCAAAAAAACACCTTTTGATGGACTGAAAGTAGTGATATTGGGCCAGGACCCCTATCATGGAGTTAACCAGGCGCATGGTTTGTCATTTTCGGTGCAAAAAAGCATAACACCGCCGCCATCACTTAAAAATATTTATAAGGAACTGGCAACGGATATCCCGGGTTTTACAATACCAAATCATGGCGACCTGACCGAATGGGCGGAACAGGGTGTTTTATTACTAAACGCAACGCTTACAGTGAGAGACAGCAGCCCTGCATCGCATCAAAAAAAAGGCTGGGAGGAATTTACCGACCAGGTGATCAAAACTATATCTGACAAAAAAGAAGGTATTGTTTTCATCCTGTGGGGAGCGTATGCACAGGCCAAAGCCGAACTGATCGATAAGTCTAAACACTTTATCATCAAATCTCCTCACCCATCGCCGTTTTCTGCTGACAGGGGATTCTTTGGTTCCAGGCCGTTCTCAAAAACAAATGAGATATTGGTAAAAGAAGGGAAGGAACCTATTGATTGGCAAATACATTAA
- a CDS encoding tetratricopeptide repeat protein: MSNLVRLIIACVVAGAGVTLCGFGFWGWGILVFFIGGLILLTYFFNENMIIAQFYLRKENSEKADQWLGKITDYEKQLNKNQHGYYNLLLGLMESRKAPLKSEKFFKKALSLGMKMSHNVALAKLSLAGIAMAKRNKREAQMYLSEASKDDKNKLLADQIKMMKAQMAQMDKQQAVRGGYRQY, from the coding sequence ATGTCAAATCTTGTTCGGCTTATTATTGCCTGCGTTGTTGCCGGAGCGGGCGTTACTCTTTGTGGCTTCGGTTTTTGGGGATGGGGGATATTGGTGTTTTTTATTGGGGGGCTTATCCTGCTAACTTATTTCTTTAACGAAAACATGATCATTGCGCAGTTTTACCTGCGCAAGGAGAATTCAGAAAAAGCCGACCAATGGCTTGGCAAAATAACCGATTATGAAAAGCAACTGAACAAAAATCAGCATGGTTACTATAATTTGTTGCTTGGCTTGATGGAATCGCGCAAGGCGCCGCTGAAATCAGAAAAGTTCTTCAAGAAAGCCTTGTCGTTAGGCATGAAAATGTCACACAACGTTGCTCTTGCTAAATTGAGCCTTGCGGGCATTGCGATGGCTAAACGTAATAAGCGCGAAGCGCAGATGTATCTTTCTGAGGCAAGTAAAGATGATAAGAATAAACTGCTTGCCGACCAGATAAAGATGATGAAGGCGCAGATGGCGCAAATGGATAAACAGCAGGCAGTGCGTGGCGGATACCGCCAGTATTAG